TGCTTGAGTCGTTCCAGTTCGGCTGCAAGAGCAGCATCAGCCTGAGTCGGCTTTGGGGGAGGAAGGAAGGGGCCAGGTTCAAACTCCTTATCCTTCCCGAAAACCTTATGGAACCAAGTTGCAAGAATCCTGGAAAAACGAAGGGCATCCAACGCATTCTGTTCTTCGCCTTCGAGGCCATGAACGGCGATGTTGCCAGCTTTTCTGAGGATGTGGAAAATCTGGTTTATCTTTGGGCTGAGGACGCCTTCGTCATCCAGCTTGCGAAGTACCTTTACGGCGGTGTCTTCCTCGTAAATGGCTATGCCGGAACGGGCGGCAATTTGCTGGGCGAGCAACTCGCTGAAGAGCCGGATTTTGAAGAGTGCGGCGTTGGCATCGCTAAAGACAAGGCGCTCTGCTTGTGCAGCACACTTCAGGAGCAGTTCGTCGTGTTCAGCAAGAAACCAGAAATTAGGCGATGCTATGGCGAGGGTATCCATGGTGTCGTTCTCTTATGTTTAGGCATCGATTCGTACTTAGGCACTACACGAAGAGGCCGAATTCGTGAAGAGTTAGACAGTTTTTTAAAAAAATTACCCCCCATTTGAGACTCAAACCTAGGGTTTGAGACCTACCCCCTAGCTTCCAGAATTTTTTGATCTGGTTACGTTTGCTGAAACTAAATTGAAGGAGATGTAGTCATGTCGATTACACAAGAATTTAATGCAAATGTAGCCGGAGTCAGCCTTGCGGATAGCCTAGAGCCGCATCTCCCCCCTGTGCTGTGGCGACATAAGTGGAATGAGTATCGAGCCCAGCTAGAGCTCCCCTTTACCAGAGGGCATATGCAGAACCTGGACTCGCAGAAGCGCGGTCCCAAGTCCGCTTTGCTCGGTGGAAAGATTTTTTATCGTAAGAACGACCTGCTTGAATGGATAGCTAAGGAGGGCTGGAACAATGGCTGCAATTAATCTCGATGGCTGCATCATAATTTCATCTCCAGACATCATAGAGAAATTTATGAAAAACCCTGAGAACGCTTGGAAGAGATCAGAGTTCAGAGAGATCGTTAATGCTCTGGCAGAGTATATGGAAATGCCGAGAGGTGATCTCTTCGTTGATGGGGTCCCGCATAGTTTTTACGCGGAAGAGGAGGGGGGATTTTATGCTGCATACATACTCTCACCCTTGAATCCATATTGCATGGCTATGTCCGACCTTACGCTGGGGAGGACGATAAGCTTTCAAACCCCGAAGGATTGGTTGCGAGCGGCGGATAATGGAACAATAGAGCCGCAAGGTATACGGGCTGCAATTAAGACCTATTTCAACTCGTTCGAAAGGGAGGTGCGCTAATGATTGCTCGTAACCGTGAATCATCTAACTACTTCGATTTCAGGAACGCTGCTCCATACTACGATGCTAATATGCGTGCAGGTTTCCATGAAGATTGGACTCTTGAAGATGCAAGGAGGCAACTGCATGCGAAGATACACGCTCTTGGACTTGAGTGTCCCGAGATTGTCGCTGACGGAGAATTCCATCGTTGCGATATCCAGAGTGATCTTTCAGGCATGAACGATGGATCATACTGGCTATCTCCCGAATTTCCGTATTGCGGCTATGCGAAAAATTGGAAGAGTGGGGAGGAGGAGAAAGTCAGCCCCGCCGAAGATGTTATGTCTACGTTTTCATCTAAACAGCGTGAGGCGTTTGAGAAGGAGCAAACCCACTTTAAGAAGCTTCAGGTTGTTGAGCTGGCAAAGCGAGCCGAGACGATGGCTGAACGTGCTTTGTCTATTATGCAGGAGTGTGTTCCAGCTCGACCAGATCATCCATACTTATTGCGTAAACGTGTGAAGGCTTATGGTCTGTATCAAGACAAGGGGGGGCGGCTCGTCATTCCTCTTGTTGATACGTCTGGAAAGATATGGGGATGGCAAACTATTGAGGGAGTCACTAACACCGGGCATCCAGAGAAGCGGTGTCATGGCAGTAAGAAAGGCCATTATTTCGGCATTGGTTTGCCAGATGGCAATGAACCTCCTCGCGTGCTTTATATAGCGGAAGGATACGCGACGGCGGCATCAATTCATGAGGCCACGGGAAGCCCGATAGTGATGGCCGTTGATGCTGGAAACTTGATGAGTGTTGGCAGAGCACTTCGTGAAAAGTACCCGGATGCATTTTGTGTGTTTTGTGCAGACAATGATGCATGGACTGAAGGAAATCCGGGAAGGGCATATGCTCAGAAAGCCGCTCATGAGATACGAGGAACTGTTTGTTTGCCAGAGTTTGAGGATACCTCCTTACGGCCTACGGATTTTAATGACCTTCATATGCTGCAAGGGCTTAGCGCTGTTAGAATGCAAATCCAACAGTCTGTTGTGGAGGCGATCAGCGCCGGAACAGTGCAACCGATCCCTATTGATGCTCCGCAACCCCTACCTATAACAAGTGAAATGCTACCAGCCGTATTGTGGTCATGGGTTGAGGAATGCGCAAAATCCGTTCAGGTGCCTTTGGAGCTTGTAGTTGCAAACACCCTTGGAGCCTTGTCTGCGGCTGTGTTCGGTCGGTGTTTTGTACGTTTGGGTCAGGACTATGTTGAGCCTCTTTGCTTATTTATTATGGCTCCTCTTCCGCCTGGAGAGCGAAAAAGTAGCGTAACTAAGCTTTGTAAGGCCCCCCTCGTTGTATGGGAAAGGGAGAAGCAAAGAGAAGAAGCTTTTGAAGTAAGAAAAAATAGGAGAAGAGTCGAAGCTATAAATGGGCAAATTAAAGAAATTGAAAAGGAAATGCGCAACGCAGATTTAGTAGATATGGATGAGTATTTAGAAAGAATCGAGCGCTTAGAGCGAGATAAACCAAAGAAGTTGACGACATTCAGACTGTTTGCAGATGACGTCACTGCTGAGGGACTGGCGTTGCTGATGTCACAGAATCATGAGCAATGTGCAATCATTGAAGCTGAGGGTGGATTCCTTGAAACCATCGGTGGAAGGTATAGCGCTGGTGTAGCGAATCTCGACCTCGTTCTGAAGGCATATAACAAGGAGTCTGTTAACGTTGATAGGAGGGGAAGTGATTCATTAAAACTTGAAAGCCCCGCCCTAACGATGTGTATCTCGCCACAAATATTCGCGCTTAGGGGGCTGGCAGCCAAGCCCGACTTCAGGTCGAGAGGGGTTGTAGGTCGTTTCATATTTCTTATGGGAAAGTCGACCCTAGGTACACGAACCCCCTATAATGAAGATATTCCACTATCAATAGTTCAGCAATATTGGGCATTAGTATGTCGCCAAGCAGAGGACATGTATGCGCTGGTTAAGGCGGGAAAGGAAATCGAACTCACGTGTTCCAAGCAGGGAATGGAGGAGCTCAACGCCTTCAGAGCAGAGGTGGAAGTGCGCATGGGGCCAGAAGGAGACTTGCATCATATGACAGACTGGGCAGGTAAAATTCCAGGCACTGTTGTTCGCATTGCAGGGCTATACCACCTTATTGAGCGCCTTTCTAATGATCAGAGGGAGATTCAGGAGAATTCTGTGCGTATGGCCTGCCAGTTTGGACGAGTTCTCATTGGGCATGCTAAAGTGGCTCTCTCCGTGATGGAGGGGGATGAAAGGGGCAGCTCGTCGCAATTTATGCTCGAGAAAATTCGTCAAATGGGGATACGTGAAGTATCCTTGCGAGACATATTCATTGCCTGCCGTTCAAGGTTTGCCAAGATGGGAAAATGTCGTGAGATTGTAGGATTTCTTGAAGAGCATGGATATCTGGCAAAGACAACTCCATCTTTGCGGGGAGTAGGGCGAAAAAGTGAGCTTTATGTGGTTCATCCGAGTGTATTTATCGCCAACTCCTGTTCGCAAAACACACAAAATTAGGCTTTTGTTCTATTTTGTGCGTTTTGCGCAGGGAAACTAGGAGGAGAATATTATGGCAAAAGAGTTGGCGGAACTTACGACTCAACAAGTTTTTTTTGTCGAGCTCTTTGTGAATGGAGAAACGGGTGTGGCTGGTAATGCGACAAAAGCTGCGTTGCTTGCGGGCTACTCGGAGAAAACTGCGCGCGTGATTGGACAGCAACTGCTTGCCAAACGTCATGTTGCACTTGCTGTACGAGAAGCTAATATCAGGGCTTTGAAGTCGCATGCCTCACTTGCCATATCAACTCTGGCAGCCATCGTCAGTGATGAGAGAGCTAAGCATAGGGATCGGCTTGAAGCAGCTAAGGCTTTGCTGGATCGCGGCGGATATCAGGCTGGCGAAGTGGATGCTGGCGGCGATACTCCTTTGAGTGAAATGACCATTGAAGAGTTGGCAGCTATTGTTCTGAAAAAGAACTCCATAGATGTTACTCCATCAGGCGCATAGTAGCCCTCAAGGCCTTTTGCCTACAAGGATGCCCTTCTGTAATCCAGAGGGGCATTTTTTTATGGGTTGGGGCTGCTGGGCTAGATTCTAGTATGGAGATAATAGTACCCAGAAAATGAATTATGGCGACGTATCCTAAGTCTGATTGTTATGGTTGGAGAGATTGCGGATGAGTGTGCGCCCCTCTGGTCTGACTGTCAGAGTTAAATTGTTAATTATTAGAAGGTGGCAGTATCGAAGGTGAGTAAGCCCAAAAGAGGATGGACGGACTGCTCTGGCGTGTCCGGCAAGCCACGCCTGACACGTAGGAATGGACTTCGTCCTGCTCTGTGTATTGAGATTGTATATAGTCTTGATAGGATGGAGAGATGGGCAGGGCTTAGCCCTCTCGTACCCGAGGACCTGAGGCGGAAGCTAAGTTCCTTTAAGGGAGGCTGGGAGAGGGGATAGCTGTTACAGCGTTCATATCGCACGGCACAGGTTTGGTCCTTTTGGTCCATTTTGAGTTGGGTATTCAGCTCCGCACCAACTGTGCGAAAAGAATATAAGATTTCGTGATTGTAAAATTTTATTAAATATCAGTATCTTGCGTTTTTGTGGCGTGGTTTCAACCTGGAGTATTATTCAGATTAGGAAGGATATTTCTGTTTTCATATACCTGGAAACGCGTTATATGCCGTTCACTTATTATTTGAAGTGAGCGGAAATAGTGAACCCAACGCAACACATTGCAACCTTAATCATTAATGAGCTTGAAAGTGCGGGGCGGCCCCTTCGACTACGGGAGCTATCTACGGCTGTTCGGCGTAAGGTGTCCGTTCCGGATCATCAGATGTTGCGCCAGCTCCGGGAGCTTATGCGGCAGGGGCGAACCGAGTGCGTGCATGGAGCCTGGAGGTCCACGAGCGTTGGAGTGCAACAAGCTCCAACCATGCTGCCCCGCGTCTCCAGTCATACCCACACGCACATCTGGACGGATAAAACATGGCCTTTTGCCGATGGAGATGAAAGGGCACCGAAAGCGTCCTTAGACGGCGAGGGGAGGTGGGACCTTTTCCGGAAGCTCGTCGGGTACTACATGCAGTGCGTTCGTAATGAGGAGGGGGCAGACGCATGCGCCTTTCTTAACCAGCTCAACTCAACCTTCCTCTTTCTACGCCGGACTGGATTCTGGCAGCCTCGGCCTGGTGCCACCTGGCAAGTCACCATTCCGCTAGGACAACACTTAGCTGACTTCACGGCCAGACTCTCTGGTGCCGAGGATGACACCCCCCTTGTTCTCGGATACCCAATAAATGCCACCTTCAAAGAGGGGGCGGACGGCATCAACGTCAGCGCTTTGCGTCCGGTATTCTTTTATCCTCTCCAAGCAGAAGTAGTGGCTCAGGGCCTCCGCCTGACCATCGAAGACCCTGTACCTGAGGTGAACCTTGGCTGGCTGGAGTACGCCTTTTCCCGCAAGCCAGAGCGCCAACGCAATTTTCTCTCGGCCTGCGGCTTCATGCGTGCCCGGATGGCGGAAGACGGTACCCCCGGCCGAGAGCGGGCAGAATTGGCTCCGGGCCTGGACACTCTGACTGCAGCCTTATCCTCTTTCCTGCCGTCTAGAATGCGCCAACGACTTGATCTGGCCGACATCCCTGATACTCCGTTGAAAGAACCCTTTGACAACGGCATCTATAATCGGGCTGTGATCATGTTCGCCAAGCGCACCCGCTTCAACAAGCGCCTGCTACAAGAGCTGTCCATCATATCCAAGGCCCCGGACGACGTGCTGGACAGCACTGCCCTAGCCCCGCTCTTCGCTGGGCAGCCTTCTCAGGTTAAATCGACAACTGAAGGTACATCTTGGAAAAATTCTCCTGTGGAAGGAGTGGCGGCGGACGTTTTTCCATTCAATGCATCCCAGCGTCAGGCTGTGGCATCTTTACTCCGGCACGACGTCTCCGTAATCACTGGCCCACCTGGCACAGGCAAGAGCCAAGTGGTGGCCGGAACAGCCGCCAACGCTCGTTTCCTGGACCAGTCGGTACTCATCTCCAGTCGCAACCACAAAGCCATCGACGCAGTGGTCCACCGCCTGACCGATGCATCGGGCCAGCCTATGGTGCTGCGTACCAACTCCAAGGAAGACCCCGGCTTGCGGGTCACCTTTTCCACAGTTATCAAGGCGATGCTTACCAGCCAAACGGATCCAGAAGCCCAAGAACGGGTGCAACGGGCACGGGAGGACCTTTTTACCCGACTGGAGGAGCGCGGGCGGGAATCGGCCTTGGCAGCCGAGGTACTAGGGATTTCCGCCGAATTGGGCCAAGTAGAGAACCGACTGTCTTACCTTCAAAGTGAATTGCCCGACGGCTTGTCCCCGGCTCTGGACCAATTCCACCAGGCTTTTCCGACTCTCCTTGTCCGACATGCGTCCAAGTTCGCGCAATCAGGAAAAGCCTCTTGGTCGGAGTTCAGATTCATTATTCTGTACCTACGTTTGCGAAACAGTCTCAAACCTTTCCCTGGGACTCCAACCCTCCCCTTATGGCCCGATCTTCAAGCCCGGACACTGCTCTCTGATGTCATGGGGACAATCCTCAAGGCCGCCGAGTATTCCGAACTACGCGCCAGAGCTAACGAACTGGAAACCCGCGCGGCCCAGCTACCTCCGCTTGAGAAACTCACTGAAAGGGTGGCCCGCGTTGGCAGCCGCATGGAGAGCATTCTGCAAGACCTGCTCACTCTGGACTTAAAGCACCGCGCAGGACTTCGAGATGAGGCGTCGCGATCCAAGCTGGCAGGACTGCGCGCAGCCCTGAACAGCATCCATACCGGACTTTCTGATGGACGACTGGATCGCCAAGCCGCTAAAGAGATAAGCAACCTAGGTTGCGAGGTCCTCCACGCCTTTCCGGTCTGGGCCGTGACGAACCTATCCGTGGGATCGCGCATCCCTTTTTGTCCAGGGCTCTTTGACCTAGCCCTGATTGATGAAGCCAGTCAGTCCGACATACCCTCGGCCATCCCCATCCTCTTCCGCGCTCGTCGGGTGGGTGTCATCGGCGACCCTCTCCAACTCACCCACACAAGCCGCCTCAGCCCGGCCAAGGACACACTCATGCGGCGCAGCCTCGGCTTGGAACACTTGGAGGAGCAGCGCTTCGCATATACCGAGAGTTCCTTGTATGATCTGTGCGCCGGGGTCCACATGGTGAGACCAATCTTTCTGGATACCACTTATCGCAGTACCGAGGACATCGCTGGATACTCCAGCCAACTTTTCTATAATGGTGGCCTACGGGTAGGGACCGACTCTGGCCGACTCAACCCTCCTCAAGGTGTACAGCCCGGCATCCACTGGAGCGAGGTTGACGGAGAGGTTAAAAGCTCAAGCGGCAGTGGCTGCCACTGTCCGGCCGAGGTCGAAGAAATCGTACGTCAAGTGGGCGAGCTTCTTAGGGATGGGCAGTTTCGAGGCACCTTGGGCATCGTTACCCCATTTCGCCAGCAGGCAAACCGTATCCAGGACGCACTTTTTGAATCGGGCATTGACTACCAACGGCTGCTTGGATCCCAAGCTCATGTAGATACAGCCCACGGCTTCCAAGGGGACGAGCGGGACGTAATCTTCTTCAGCCTGTGCGCCGGTCCGGACATGCCACGTGGTTCTCGCCACTTTCTGCGGGAGACGGGCAACCTCTTCAACGTGGCAGTGAGCCGGGCACGTGCCGTGCTGCATGTGGTGGGCAACCGCGCCTGGGCCGCCCACTGCGGTATCCCTCATGTAGAGCGTTTGGCTTGTCCCAAGGACTGTCGCCCCGCACCTCCACCTAAAACCCCATGGCATCCCCACGAGTCTCCCTATGAAAAAATGTTGTTCAAAGCGCTAGAGGAAGCGGGACTGGAGCCCAAACCCCAGTATCCCGTCCGCTTTCGACGGCTGGACATGGCATTGATTCGATCGGGTGAAAACGGATTGAAATTGGATATCGAGGTGGACGGAGACTGCCACCGTAATGCCGATGGCTCCCGCAAGTTGGACGACATGTGGCGAGACATCGAATTGCAAGCTATGGGCTGGAAGGTGGCCCGGTTCTGGACTTACCAACTGCGCGAGGACCTCCCCGGCAGCGTGGCAAAAATAATGAAAATTTGGGAG
This region of Desulfovibrio subterraneus genomic DNA includes:
- a CDS encoding terminase small subunit; this encodes MAKELAELTTQQVFFVELFVNGETGVAGNATKAALLAGYSEKTARVIGQQLLAKRHVALAVREANIRALKSHASLAISTLAAIVSDERAKHRDRLEAAKALLDRGGYQAGEVDAGGDTPLSEMTIEELAAIVLKKNSIDVTPSGA
- a CDS encoding DUF3987 domain-containing protein, coding for MIARNRESSNYFDFRNAAPYYDANMRAGFHEDWTLEDARRQLHAKIHALGLECPEIVADGEFHRCDIQSDLSGMNDGSYWLSPEFPYCGYAKNWKSGEEEKVSPAEDVMSTFSSKQREAFEKEQTHFKKLQVVELAKRAETMAERALSIMQECVPARPDHPYLLRKRVKAYGLYQDKGGRLVIPLVDTSGKIWGWQTIEGVTNTGHPEKRCHGSKKGHYFGIGLPDGNEPPRVLYIAEGYATAASIHEATGSPIVMAVDAGNLMSVGRALREKYPDAFCVFCADNDAWTEGNPGRAYAQKAAHEIRGTVCLPEFEDTSLRPTDFNDLHMLQGLSAVRMQIQQSVVEAISAGTVQPIPIDAPQPLPITSEMLPAVLWSWVEECAKSVQVPLELVVANTLGALSAAVFGRCFVRLGQDYVEPLCLFIMAPLPPGERKSSVTKLCKAPLVVWEREKQREEAFEVRKNRRRVEAINGQIKEIEKEMRNADLVDMDEYLERIERLERDKPKKLTTFRLFADDVTAEGLALLMSQNHEQCAIIEAEGGFLETIGGRYSAGVANLDLVLKAYNKESVNVDRRGSDSLKLESPALTMCISPQIFALRGLAAKPDFRSRGVVGRFIFLMGKSTLGTRTPYNEDIPLSIVQQYWALVCRQAEDMYALVKAGKEIELTCSKQGMEELNAFRAEVEVRMGPEGDLHHMTDWAGKIPGTVVRIAGLYHLIERLSNDQREIQENSVRMACQFGRVLIGHAKVALSVMEGDERGSSSQFMLEKIRQMGIREVSLRDIFIACRSRFAKMGKCREIVGFLEEHGYLAKTTPSLRGVGRKSELYVVHPSVFIANSCSQNTQN
- a CDS encoding AAA domain-containing protein; the encoded protein is MQQAPTMLPRVSSHTHTHIWTDKTWPFADGDERAPKASLDGEGRWDLFRKLVGYYMQCVRNEEGADACAFLNQLNSTFLFLRRTGFWQPRPGATWQVTIPLGQHLADFTARLSGAEDDTPLVLGYPINATFKEGADGINVSALRPVFFYPLQAEVVAQGLRLTIEDPVPEVNLGWLEYAFSRKPERQRNFLSACGFMRARMAEDGTPGRERAELAPGLDTLTAALSSFLPSRMRQRLDLADIPDTPLKEPFDNGIYNRAVIMFAKRTRFNKRLLQELSIISKAPDDVLDSTALAPLFAGQPSQVKSTTEGTSWKNSPVEGVAADVFPFNASQRQAVASLLRHDVSVITGPPGTGKSQVVAGTAANARFLDQSVLISSRNHKAIDAVVHRLTDASGQPMVLRTNSKEDPGLRVTFSTVIKAMLTSQTDPEAQERVQRAREDLFTRLEERGRESALAAEVLGISAELGQVENRLSYLQSELPDGLSPALDQFHQAFPTLLVRHASKFAQSGKASWSEFRFIILYLRLRNSLKPFPGTPTLPLWPDLQARTLLSDVMGTILKAAEYSELRARANELETRAAQLPPLEKLTERVARVGSRMESILQDLLTLDLKHRAGLRDEASRSKLAGLRAALNSIHTGLSDGRLDRQAAKEISNLGCEVLHAFPVWAVTNLSVGSRIPFCPGLFDLALIDEASQSDIPSAIPILFRARRVGVIGDPLQLTHTSRLSPAKDTLMRRSLGLEHLEEQRFAYTESSLYDLCAGVHMVRPIFLDTTYRSTEDIAGYSSQLFYNGGLRVGTDSGRLNPPQGVQPGIHWSEVDGEVKSSSGSGCHCPAEVEEIVRQVGELLRDGQFRGTLGIVTPFRQQANRIQDALFESGIDYQRLLGSQAHVDTAHGFQGDERDVIFFSLCAGPDMPRGSRHFLRETGNLFNVAVSRARAVLHVVGNRAWAAHCGIPHVERLACPKDCRPAPPPKTPWHPHESPYEKMLFKALEEAGLEPKPQYPVRFRRLDMALIRSGENGLKLDIEVDGDCHRNADGSRKLDDMWRDIELQAMGWKVARFWTYQLREDLPGSVAKIMKIWEQA